A single region of the Labrus bergylta chromosome 10, fLabBer1.1, whole genome shotgun sequence genome encodes:
- the itprip gene encoding inositol 1,4,5-trisphosphate receptor-interacting protein, translating into MQGSIARVCMVVAAAILNHPLLFPRENTTVQEQDEEMMVRMREHEERLEMEQTKLEKELAQLESQREETSTEEGYSWYFWSAVSLVIFFTIEMCRVDLADTEVRPVEDEDVFPESGSITPRTMVLDKDVLGNFCDKCTYTSAHNNWRVREFVEGFADDLLESLRSVCDRTDMEVGDFVGIGSMFESWRVCKPLMCDLLVPFSPPDPHSFQFHLWCCPSSDVPPDMQGCGKIKVTKENEEGCICGSANLGEDMLCLLHSRDDAVNVDCSPDELLCSRNTSFLSKDQVMKWFQISVTKAWGRISHKYDFEVTFRNLDAAGALKIRFPSGKVIVMNIIPVVQFEDTDAYFVSHFPSDCESAPDPYWALSFAIYERNLFKYFTKCLPQHSCHLHCLQIVTFLHRKQTGLTGKSAFTNYHFKTALLHLLLLSKSPSSWGFENIEHRLRDILVFMQRSLQEKRLHHVLIGNSKVPEEVRVPEIIQRAEPINLLRPLVLQTELYAATVKHFQEMLRNASVLLQEYTPHLPNGGLHHS; encoded by the coding sequence atgcAGGGTTCCATTGCACGAGTGTGTATGGTGGTTGCAGCTGCCATATTAAACCATCCCTTGCTGTTTCCTCGAGAGAACACCACAGTCCAAGAACAGGATGAAGAGATGATGGTTCGCATGCGGGAGCATGAGGAGAGGTTGGAAATGGAGCAAACCAAGCTGGAGAAAGAGCTGGCACAGTTGGAGTCTCAGCGGGAGGAAACCAGCACAGAGGAGGGCTACAGTTGGTACTTTTGGAGCGCTGTGTCTTTGGTCATTTTCTTCACTATTGAGATGTGCAGAGTTGATCTAGCTGACACAGAAGTCAGGCCCGTAGAGGATGAAGACGTCTTTCCAGAGAGTGGATCCATCACCCCCAGGACAATGGTACTAGATAAGGATGTCCTTGGTAACTTCTGTGACAAATGCACCTACACCTCAGCCCATAACAACTGGAGGGTGAGGGAGTTTGTCGAGGGTTTTGCTGATGACTTGCTGGAATCACTCAGGAGCGTATGTGACAGGACAGACATGGAAGTCGGGGACTTTGTTGGAATAGGGAGCATGTTTGAGTCTTGGAGGGTGTGCAAGCCCCTAATGTGCGACCTTCTGGTGCCTTTTTCCCCTCCAGATCCGCACTCTTTTCAGTTCCACCTGTGGTGCTGCCCCTCCAGCGACGTGCCTCCAGACATGCAGGGCTGCGGCAAAATCAAGGTGACCAAGGAGAACGAGGAGGGTTGTATCTGTGGCTCTGCTAATCTGGGAGAGGACATGCTTTGTCTGCTACACAGCAGAGATGACGCCGTCAACGTGGACTGCAGTCCTGATGAGCTCCTCTGCTCCAGAAACACATCCTTCCTGTCCAAAGATCAAGTCATGAAGTGGTTTCAGATCTCTGTAACTAAAGCGTGGGGACGCATCTCTCACAAGTACGACTTTGAGGTCACTTTCCGCAACCTGGATGCAGCGGGGGCTCTAAAGATCCGATTCCCTTCTGGGAAAGTCATTGTGATGAACATCATACCTGTGGTTCAGTTCGAGGACACCGATGCTTATTTTGTCTCTCACTTTCCTTCAGATTGTGAGAGCGCCCCAGACCCATACTGGGCCCTCTCTTTTGCAATCTATGAGAGGAATTTGTTCAAATATTTCACCAAATGCCTACCACAACATTCCTGTCATTTACACTGCCTACAGATTGTGACTTTCTTACACAGAAAGCAGACAGGGCTCACAGGAAAAAGTGCATTTACAAACTACCACTTTAAGACTGCGCTGTTGCACTTGTTGCTGCTGAGTAAAAGCCCCTCCTCATGGGGCTTTGAGAACATAGAGCACAGGCTTCGGGACATACTCGTCTTCATGCAGAGGAGTCTGCAGGAGAAAAGACTTCATCATGTTCTTATCGGGAACAGTAAAGTGCCAGAAGAAGTCCGGGTTCCTGAAATAATTCAAAGAGCAGAGCCCATCAATCTGCTGCGACCTCTGGTGTTGCAGA